One genomic window of Motacilla alba alba isolate MOTALB_02 chromosome 1, Motacilla_alba_V1.0_pri, whole genome shotgun sequence includes the following:
- the RNF149 gene encoding E3 ubiquitin-protein ligase RNF149, with product MVRRARLALVAAALVALGVPPPPCAGARALEWYTAWVSTAYVEPLSNRTVHGSTESGRYGDSSPKESARGHVGIPRGASPRHMEGCAPDTDYDVPLPPGGRGPPEGDPPTWIALVARGGCTFKDKVTNAARKRAAAVVIYNEARFGNSTVSMSHLGTGNTVVIMVGYPKGIEILEPVRRGIPVTMSIVVGTRHVQEYISGQSVVFVAIAFITMMIISLAWLIFYYIQRFLYTGSQFGNQGHRKETKRAISQLQLHTVKRGEKGLDVDVENCAVCIENYKLKDTVRILPCKHIFHRTCIDPWLLDHRTCPMCKLDVIKALGYWGDPEDVLEVPIPESISGSVSVGSLSIALQDDDRNEVSELSASSTNESVLQCTSLKEDAGETTALLDVDASNNRHGEHLSNGSSH from the exons aTGGTGCGTCGCGCCCGGCTGGCGCTGGTGGCGGCGGCGCTGGTGGCGCTGggggtgccgccgccgccgtgcGCGGGCGCCCGGGCGCTGGAGTGGTACACGGCGTGGGTGAGCACGGCCTACGTGGAGCCGCTCAGCAACCGCACGGTGCACGGCAGCACGGAGAGCGGCCGCTACGGGGACAGCTCGCCCAAGGAGAGCGCTCGGGGCCATGTGGGCATTCCCCGCGGCGCCTCGCCCCGCCACATGGAGGGCTGCGCCCCCGACACCGACTACGACGTGCCGCTGCCTCCCGGTGGCCGCGGGCCCCCCGAGGGCGACCCACCGACCTGGATCGCCCTGGTGGCCCGAGGCGGCTGCACCTTCAAGGACAAGGTCACCAACGCGGCGCGGAAGCGGGCGGCCGCTGTGGTCATCTACAACGAGGCCCGGTTCGGCAACAGCACCGTCTCTATGTCCCACCTGG GAACAGGAAATACAGTGGTGATAATGGTTGGCTATCCAAAAGGAATAGAGATATTGGAGCCAGTAAGAAGAGGGATTCCAGTAACAATGAGTATTGTTGTTGGCACAAGACATGTGCAAGAATACATCAGTGGTCAGTCCGTTGTGTTTGTAGCCATCGCCTTCATCACCATGATGATTATATCGCTTGCTTGGCTCATATTTTACTATATACAGCGTTTCCTCTATACAGGATCACAGTTTGGAAACCAG GGACATAGGAAAGAAACCAAGAGAGCCATCAGCCAGCTTCAGCTGCATACAGTGAAACGTGGAGAAAAG GGTTTAGATGTTGATGTGGAAAACTGTGCTGTGTGTATTGAGAACTACAAACTGAAGGACACTGTCCGAATTCTGCCATGCAA gcaCATCTTCCATAGAACATGCATTGATCCTTGGCTTTTGGACCACCGAACTTGTCCAATGTGTAAACTAGATGTTATCAAAGCTCTGGGATACTGG GGGGACCCTGAAGATGTACTTGAAGTTCCAATACCTGAATCCATAAGTGGCAGCGTTTCAGTCGGAAGTCTGAGTATTGCTTTGCAAGATGATGACAGAAACGAAGTAAGCGAATTGTCAGCTTCCTCCACTAATGAGTCTGTATTGCAGTGTACCAGCTTAAAAGAGGACGCAGGGGAAACCACAGCATTGCTTG ATGTGGATGCCAGTAATAACCGGCATGGAGAACATCTATCTAATGGAAGTTCCCACTGA